One part of the Pseudoliparis swirei isolate HS2019 ecotype Mariana Trench chromosome 6, NWPU_hadal_v1, whole genome shotgun sequence genome encodes these proteins:
- the hal gene encoding histidine ammonia-lyase isoform X2 — translation MCWRIMTLSSWLLKATPCLLTSSRMSLEFLISAYKEPAEYMSLDGNSLTSTDLVNLGRGLYKIKITPQAEQNVVKSRELLDRIVKENKVVYGITTGFGKFARTVIPVSKLKELQENLVRSHSAGVGNPLSPERTRMLLALRINVLAKGYSGISPETLHAMIQAFNASCLSFVPEKGTVGASGDLAPLSHLALGLMGEGKMWSPKSGWADAKYVLEAHGLKPISLRPKEGLALINGTQMITSLGAEAVERAQAIAQQADVIAALTLEVLKGTTSAFDSDIHLLRPHPGQIEVAQRFRSLLDSDHHPSQIAESHRFCDRVQDAYTMRCCPQVHGITNDTIAFVQKIINTEINSATDNPMVFAERGETISGGNFHGEYPAKALDYLAIAVHELASISERRIERLCNPSLSELPAFLVNEGGLNSGFMIAHCTAAALVSENKVLCHPSSVDSLSTSAATEDHVSMGGWAARKALRVVEHVEQVLAIELLAACQGIEFLRPLRTTTPLEKVYELVRSVVKPWIKDRFMSPDIEAVHRLLLDQKVWNVAKPYIDKYKTEFIPESRPISPTAFSLDSPAAPRKRVRHE, via the exons ATGTGCTGGAGGATAATGACTTTGTCGAGCTGG CTATTGAAGGCGACACCATGTCTCCTGACTTCATCCCGTATGAGCCTGGAGTTTCTCATCT CAGCATACAAAGAACCTGCAGAG TATATGTCTTTGGATGGAAACAGCCTGACATCGACAGACCTGGTCAATTTAGGAAGAGGCCTCTACAAGATAAAG ATTACTCCGCAGGCAGAACAAAATGTTGTGAAATCCAGAGAGCTTTTGGACCGCATTGTTAAGGAAAACAAAG TCGTCTATGGAATCACAACAGGTTTTGGCAAATTTGCCCGAACAGTCATTCCCGTCAGCAAGCTCAA GGAGCTGCAGGAAAACTTGGTGCGGTCGCACTCGGCAG GTGTGGGAAACCCACTAAGCCCAGAAAGGACCCGCATGCTTCTCGCTCTGAGGATCAATGTTCTGGCCAAAGGGTACAGCGGGATTTCTCCGGAAACCCTTCATGCCATGATCCAAGCCTTCAACG CTTCCTGCCTCTCCTTTGTCCCAGAGAAGGGAACGGTTGGTGCGAGTGGAGACCTGGCGCCTCTTTCTCACCTGGCCCTGGGGCTGATGGGAGAGGGGAAAATGTGGTCTCCCAAGAGCGGGTGGGCAGATGCAAAATAT GTCCTAGAGGCCCATGGACTGAAGCCAATATCACTCAGGCCTAAAGAG GGTCTTGCTTTGATCAACGGGACCCAAATGATCACCTCTCTGGGGGCCGAGGCCGTGGAGCGAGCCCAGGCGATCGCTCAGCAGGCCGACGTCATCGCTGCTCTGACCCTGGAGGTGCTCAAGGGAACCACCAGCGCTTTCGACAGTG ACATTCATCTCCTGCGGCCCCACCCCGGACAGATTGAGGTGGCCCAGCGCTTCCGCTCGCTGCTGGACTCGGATCACCATCCATCCCAGATTGCAG AGAGCCACAGGTTCTGTGACAGAGTCCAGGACGCCTACACCATGCGATGCTGTCCTCAG GTTCATGGGATCACCAACGACACAATAGCATTTGTCCAGAAGATCATCAATACAGAAATCAACAGCGCCACGGACAATCCT ATGGTATTTGCGGAAAGAGGCGAGACCATTTCAGGTGGGAATTTCCATGGCGAATACCCAGCTAAG gcTCTGGACTATCTGGCCATTGCAGTCCACGAGCTGGCCTCCATCAGTGAGAGGAGGATCGAAAGGCTGTGTAACCCGTCACTGAGCGAGCTGCCTGCCTTCCTCGTCAATGAGGGAGGACTCAACTCCGGCTTCATGATTGCTCATTGCACCGCTGCCGCCTTGG TTTCAGAGAATAAAGTGTTGTGTCATCCATCGTCTGTGGACTCCTTGTCCACCAGCGCTGCCACAGAGGACCATGTGTCCATGGGAGGCTGGGCTGCGAGGAAGGCCCTGAGGGTTGTGGAGCATGTGGAGCAAG TTCTCGCCATAGAGCTGTTGGCCGCCTGTCAGGGTATCGAGTTCCTCCGCCCACTCCGGACCACGACTCCATTGGAGAAGGTCTATGAACTCGTGCGCAGCGTGGTCAA ACCGTGGATTAAAGACAGATTCATGTCTCCAGACATTGAAGCTGTTCACCGTCTTCTACTTGACCAGAAG GTGTGGAATGTGGCCAAACCTTACATTGACAAGTATAAGACAGAGTTCATCCCCGAGTCCCGGCCCATCTCTCCTACGGCCTTCTCTCTAGACTCTCCGGCAGCACCGAGGAAACGTGTTCGCCACGAGTGA
- the LOC130194693 gene encoding ETS domain-containing protein Elk-3-like isoform X2, producing MDSAITLWQFLLQLLLDQSHKHLICWTSTDGEFKLLKSEEVAKLWGLRKNKTNMNYDKLSRALRYYYDKNIIKKVIGQKFVYKFVSFPEILKMDPQAVEMGLASGRFPPQEGEASEVEEEEEEEGEEEAPAAAAQRRTLAALGAQQQCRNDYLRSGLYSSFSISSLQNQPELLRALRERREEPRSVIRFGANTGGRSSPPAAKLESYVSPRSSKLRSPSSPLTQQPSHRGRSWSPAAREEEEEDSDQSAQPLNLSSGYRERALQAPDKRSSSSGRSSSGYQGHRLPPKNKKPKALEICSPSLLLAGSDIGSIALNSPALPSGSLTPAFFTAQTPSGLLLAHSPLLSGIHFWSSLSPVAPLSPACLQGHSSLFQFPSLMNGHMPLTLPNLEGTASSLLLSPNAHKS from the exons ATGGACAGTGCCATCACCCTCTGGCAgttcctgctgcagctgctgctcgaCCAAAGTCACAAGCATCTGATATGCTGGACGTCCACAGACGGAGAGTTCAAGCTCCTCAAGTCCGAGGAAGTGGCCAAACTTTGGGGGCTCCGCAAGAACAAGACCAACATGAACTACGACAAGCTGAGCCGAGCCCTGCGCTACTACTACGACAAG AACATCATCAAGAAGGTGATCGGCCAGAAATTCGTCTATAAGTTTGTGTCCTTCCCCGAGATCCTGAAGATGGACCCTCAGGCGGTGGAGATGGGCCTGGCGTCCGGACGCTTTCCCCCGCAGGAAGGAGAGGCATCggaggtcgaggaggaggaggaagaggaaggagaggaggaggcgccggcggcggcggcccagAGGAGGACCCTGGCAGCCCTGGGCGCCCAGCAGCAGTGTCGCAACGACTACCTCCGCTCTGGCCTCTACTCCTCCTTCAGCATCAGCTCCCTGCAGAACCAGCCCGAGCTGCTGCGCGCCCTGCGGGAGCGCCGGGAGGAGCCGCGCTCCGTCATCCGCTTCGGCGCCAACACCGGCGGCCGGAGCTCCCCTCCCGCCGCCAAGCTCGAGTCCTACGTCTCCCCCAGGTCGTCCAAACTCCGCTCCCCGTCTTCTCCCCTCACCCAGCAACCCTCCCATCGCGGCCGAAGCTGGAGCCCCgcggccagggaggaggaggaggaggactctgaCCAGAGCGCTCAGCCCCTCAACCTCTCCTCCGGGTACAGGGAGCGAGCCCTGCAGGCCCCCGacaagaggagcagcagcagtgggAGGAGCAGCAGCGGTTACCAAGGACACAGACTCccgccaaaaaacaaaaagcccaAAGCTCTGGAGATCTGCTCCCCGTCCCTGCTGCTCGCGGGCAGCGACATCGGCTCCATCGCCCTCAACAGTCCGGCGCTGCCGTCCGGCTCCCTCACTCCGGCTTTTTTCACTGCACAG acTCCCTCTGGTTTGCTGTTGGCTCACAGTCCGTTGTTGTCCGGCATCCATTTCTGGAGCAGTTTGAGCCCCGTCGCTCCGCTCAGCCCCGCCTGTCTGCAGGGCCACAGCTCCCTGTTTCag TTCCCCAGCCTAATGAACGGACACATGCCTCTCACCCTGCCAAACCTGGAAGGAACAGCCTCCTCCCTGCTCCTGTCCCCCAACGCTCACAAATCCTGA
- the hal gene encoding histidine ammonia-lyase isoform X1, producing MPGFTFHIRDEWLAVPCRDTSNTIRWLGLEALKRYMKNKPDNGGIADLNDTRFVARRCQGLSLLDAEDTIEDVLEDNDFVELAIEGDTMSPDFIPYEPGVSHLTAAYKEPAEYMSLDGNSLTSTDLVNLGRGLYKIKITPQAEQNVVKSRELLDRIVKENKVVYGITTGFGKFARTVIPVSKLKELQENLVRSHSAGVGNPLSPERTRMLLALRINVLAKGYSGISPETLHAMIQAFNASCLSFVPEKGTVGASGDLAPLSHLALGLMGEGKMWSPKSGWADAKYVLEAHGLKPISLRPKEGLALINGTQMITSLGAEAVERAQAIAQQADVIAALTLEVLKGTTSAFDSDIHLLRPHPGQIEVAQRFRSLLDSDHHPSQIAESHRFCDRVQDAYTMRCCPQVHGITNDTIAFVQKIINTEINSATDNPMVFAERGETISGGNFHGEYPAKALDYLAIAVHELASISERRIERLCNPSLSELPAFLVNEGGLNSGFMIAHCTAAALVSENKVLCHPSSVDSLSTSAATEDHVSMGGWAARKALRVVEHVEQVLAIELLAACQGIEFLRPLRTTTPLEKVYELVRSVVKPWIKDRFMSPDIEAVHRLLLDQKVWNVAKPYIDKYKTEFIPESRPISPTAFSLDSPAAPRKRVRHE from the exons ATGCCTGGTTTTACTTTCCATATCCGAGATGAGTGGCTGGCGGTGCCCTGCCGGGACACCAGCAACACCATCCGGTGGCTCGGGCTCGAGGCGCTTAAACGTTACATGAAGAACAAACCGGACAACGGCGGCATCGCGGACCTCAACGACACTCGGTTTGTAGCGCGCAGGTGCCAAGGGTTGAGTTTGTTGGACGCGGAGGACACCATCGAGGATGTGCTGGAGGATAATGACTTTGTCGAGCTGG CTATTGAAGGCGACACCATGTCTCCTGACTTCATCCCGTATGAGCCTGGAGTTTCTCATCT CACAGCAGCATACAAAGAACCTGCAGAG TATATGTCTTTGGATGGAAACAGCCTGACATCGACAGACCTGGTCAATTTAGGAAGAGGCCTCTACAAGATAAAG ATTACTCCGCAGGCAGAACAAAATGTTGTGAAATCCAGAGAGCTTTTGGACCGCATTGTTAAGGAAAACAAAG TCGTCTATGGAATCACAACAGGTTTTGGCAAATTTGCCCGAACAGTCATTCCCGTCAGCAAGCTCAA GGAGCTGCAGGAAAACTTGGTGCGGTCGCACTCGGCAG GTGTGGGAAACCCACTAAGCCCAGAAAGGACCCGCATGCTTCTCGCTCTGAGGATCAATGTTCTGGCCAAAGGGTACAGCGGGATTTCTCCGGAAACCCTTCATGCCATGATCCAAGCCTTCAACG CTTCCTGCCTCTCCTTTGTCCCAGAGAAGGGAACGGTTGGTGCGAGTGGAGACCTGGCGCCTCTTTCTCACCTGGCCCTGGGGCTGATGGGAGAGGGGAAAATGTGGTCTCCCAAGAGCGGGTGGGCAGATGCAAAATAT GTCCTAGAGGCCCATGGACTGAAGCCAATATCACTCAGGCCTAAAGAG GGTCTTGCTTTGATCAACGGGACCCAAATGATCACCTCTCTGGGGGCCGAGGCCGTGGAGCGAGCCCAGGCGATCGCTCAGCAGGCCGACGTCATCGCTGCTCTGACCCTGGAGGTGCTCAAGGGAACCACCAGCGCTTTCGACAGTG ACATTCATCTCCTGCGGCCCCACCCCGGACAGATTGAGGTGGCCCAGCGCTTCCGCTCGCTGCTGGACTCGGATCACCATCCATCCCAGATTGCAG AGAGCCACAGGTTCTGTGACAGAGTCCAGGACGCCTACACCATGCGATGCTGTCCTCAG GTTCATGGGATCACCAACGACACAATAGCATTTGTCCAGAAGATCATCAATACAGAAATCAACAGCGCCACGGACAATCCT ATGGTATTTGCGGAAAGAGGCGAGACCATTTCAGGTGGGAATTTCCATGGCGAATACCCAGCTAAG gcTCTGGACTATCTGGCCATTGCAGTCCACGAGCTGGCCTCCATCAGTGAGAGGAGGATCGAAAGGCTGTGTAACCCGTCACTGAGCGAGCTGCCTGCCTTCCTCGTCAATGAGGGAGGACTCAACTCCGGCTTCATGATTGCTCATTGCACCGCTGCCGCCTTGG TTTCAGAGAATAAAGTGTTGTGTCATCCATCGTCTGTGGACTCCTTGTCCACCAGCGCTGCCACAGAGGACCATGTGTCCATGGGAGGCTGGGCTGCGAGGAAGGCCCTGAGGGTTGTGGAGCATGTGGAGCAAG TTCTCGCCATAGAGCTGTTGGCCGCCTGTCAGGGTATCGAGTTCCTCCGCCCACTCCGGACCACGACTCCATTGGAGAAGGTCTATGAACTCGTGCGCAGCGTGGTCAA ACCGTGGATTAAAGACAGATTCATGTCTCCAGACATTGAAGCTGTTCACCGTCTTCTACTTGACCAGAAG GTGTGGAATGTGGCCAAACCTTACATTGACAAGTATAAGACAGAGTTCATCCCCGAGTCCCGGCCCATCTCTCCTACGGCCTTCTCTCTAGACTCTCCGGCAGCACCGAGGAAACGTGTTCGCCACGAGTGA
- the LOC130194693 gene encoding ETS domain-containing protein Elk-3-like isoform X1, whose amino-acid sequence MLHALHLQPHWVCLQSSSGAVKPRLYHGMDSAITLWQFLLQLLLDQSHKHLICWTSTDGEFKLLKSEEVAKLWGLRKNKTNMNYDKLSRALRYYYDKNIIKKVIGQKFVYKFVSFPEILKMDPQAVEMGLASGRFPPQEGEASEVEEEEEEEGEEEAPAAAAQRRTLAALGAQQQCRNDYLRSGLYSSFSISSLQNQPELLRALRERREEPRSVIRFGANTGGRSSPPAAKLESYVSPRSSKLRSPSSPLTQQPSHRGRSWSPAAREEEEEDSDQSAQPLNLSSGYRERALQAPDKRSSSSGRSSSGYQGHRLPPKNKKPKALEICSPSLLLAGSDIGSIALNSPALPSGSLTPAFFTAQTPSGLLLAHSPLLSGIHFWSSLSPVAPLSPACLQGHSSLFQFPSLMNGHMPLTLPNLEGTASSLLLSPNAHKS is encoded by the exons ATGTTACATGCTCTTCATCTTCAACCTCATTGGGTCTGTCTGCAGTCGAGCTCTGGCGCTGTGAAACCCAGGCTTTATCATG GTATGGACAGTGCCATCACCCTCTGGCAgttcctgctgcagctgctgctcgaCCAAAGTCACAAGCATCTGATATGCTGGACGTCCACAGACGGAGAGTTCAAGCTCCTCAAGTCCGAGGAAGTGGCCAAACTTTGGGGGCTCCGCAAGAACAAGACCAACATGAACTACGACAAGCTGAGCCGAGCCCTGCGCTACTACTACGACAAG AACATCATCAAGAAGGTGATCGGCCAGAAATTCGTCTATAAGTTTGTGTCCTTCCCCGAGATCCTGAAGATGGACCCTCAGGCGGTGGAGATGGGCCTGGCGTCCGGACGCTTTCCCCCGCAGGAAGGAGAGGCATCggaggtcgaggaggaggaggaagaggaaggagaggaggaggcgccggcggcggcggcccagAGGAGGACCCTGGCAGCCCTGGGCGCCCAGCAGCAGTGTCGCAACGACTACCTCCGCTCTGGCCTCTACTCCTCCTTCAGCATCAGCTCCCTGCAGAACCAGCCCGAGCTGCTGCGCGCCCTGCGGGAGCGCCGGGAGGAGCCGCGCTCCGTCATCCGCTTCGGCGCCAACACCGGCGGCCGGAGCTCCCCTCCCGCCGCCAAGCTCGAGTCCTACGTCTCCCCCAGGTCGTCCAAACTCCGCTCCCCGTCTTCTCCCCTCACCCAGCAACCCTCCCATCGCGGCCGAAGCTGGAGCCCCgcggccagggaggaggaggaggaggactctgaCCAGAGCGCTCAGCCCCTCAACCTCTCCTCCGGGTACAGGGAGCGAGCCCTGCAGGCCCCCGacaagaggagcagcagcagtgggAGGAGCAGCAGCGGTTACCAAGGACACAGACTCccgccaaaaaacaaaaagcccaAAGCTCTGGAGATCTGCTCCCCGTCCCTGCTGCTCGCGGGCAGCGACATCGGCTCCATCGCCCTCAACAGTCCGGCGCTGCCGTCCGGCTCCCTCACTCCGGCTTTTTTCACTGCACAG acTCCCTCTGGTTTGCTGTTGGCTCACAGTCCGTTGTTGTCCGGCATCCATTTCTGGAGCAGTTTGAGCCCCGTCGCTCCGCTCAGCCCCGCCTGTCTGCAGGGCCACAGCTCCCTGTTTCag TTCCCCAGCCTAATGAACGGACACATGCCTCTCACCCTGCCAAACCTGGAAGGAACAGCCTCCTCCCTGCTCCTGTCCCCCAACGCTCACAAATCCTGA